A single region of the Massilia sp. erpn genome encodes:
- a CDS encoding DUF494 family protein, whose product MFDILVYLYETYYRPEACPEPAALARKLSAVGFDDVEISEALVWLTDLTAMAGIEHSLTAASTGTRFYVAQEQDALGATAIGFIQFLESAKVLTPLQREIVIERALALDESPVSLGKLKIIVLMLLWSQGKEPDALMFDDLFGSDEDQAPRQLH is encoded by the coding sequence ATGTTCGACATCCTTGTTTATCTCTACGAGACTTATTACCGCCCCGAGGCCTGTCCGGAACCGGCCGCCTTGGCGCGCAAGCTGTCGGCCGTCGGTTTCGACGATGTGGAGATTTCCGAGGCCCTGGTCTGGCTCACCGACCTGACCGCGATGGCGGGCATCGAGCATTCCCTGACGGCGGCCTCGACCGGCACCCGCTTCTATGTGGCGCAGGAGCAGGATGCGCTGGGCGCGACGGCCATCGGTTTTATCCAGTTCCTGGAAAGCGCCAAGGTCTTGACGCCCTTGCAACGCGAGATCGTCATCGAACGCGCGCTGGCGCTGGACGAGTCGCCGGTATCGCTGGGCAAGCTGAAGATCATCGTGCTGATGCTGCTGTGGAGCCAGGGCAAGGAGCCGGACGCGCTGATGTTCGACGACCTGTTCGGTTCGGACGAAGACCAGGCGCCGCGCCAGCTGCACTAA
- a CDS encoding DNA topoisomerase III, with product MSKTLIIAEKPSVANDIAKSLGGFTKHDEYFESDEYVLSSAVGHLLEIAVPEEHDVKRGKWSFTHLPMIPPYFALNPIAKTESRLKVLNKLIKRKDVTGLINACDAGREGELIFRLIAQNAKAKQPIQRLWLQSMTPTAIRDGFAHLRSDEEMLPLADAARCRSEADWLIGINGTRAMTAFNSKEGGFYLTTVGRVQTPTLSIVVEREEKIKKFVSRDYWEVRAEFVCAAGIYEGRWLDDKFKKDENDPEKRAERLWSKAAADSIATACRGKPGIVSEESKPTTSMAPALFDLTSLQREANGRFGFSAKNTLGLAQALYEKHKVLTYPRTDSRHLPEDYLPTVKQTLDTVMQNNNYHQFAKQILDKGWVKPNKRIFDNTKISDHFAIIPTGIAPKGLSEPEQKLYDLVTRRFMAVFFPAAEFQVTTRFTEVSGHKFKTEGKVMTNPGWLAVYGKDAASENDKEGGGNLVPVAKDEKVLTEKVTANGLVTKPPARYSEATLLSAMEGAGKLVDSDELRDAMAGKGLGTPATRAAIIEGLLTEKYLLREGRELMPTAKAFQLMTLLRGLGVNELTAPELTGEWEYKLSQMEKGRISREEFMREIAQMTQIIVKRAKEYDNDTIPGDYATLHTPCPNCGGVVKENYRRFGCTKCEFSMSKTPGSRQFEIAEVEELLKERTIGPLQGFRSKMGRPFAAILRIVRDEDIKNFKLEFDFGQNDEEGEDGEGVDFSEQTPLGPCPKCAGKVYEMGLAYVCEHTVAKPKACDFRSGRIILQQEILPEQMAKLLNDGKTDLLPGFISQRTRRPFKAFLVRGKDGKISFEFEERKAKAPAKGKAAAAEEGAEGAAEAAPAKKPAVKKAAAAKTTAAKTTAAKTAAAKPAAKKAPAKKAAAKKTAAAG from the coding sequence ATGAGTAAAACCCTCATCATCGCCGAGAAGCCTTCTGTCGCGAACGACATCGCGAAGTCGCTTGGCGGCTTTACCAAGCACGATGAGTACTTTGAATCCGACGAGTATGTGCTGTCCTCGGCGGTTGGCCATTTGCTGGAAATCGCCGTGCCGGAAGAGCACGACGTCAAGCGCGGCAAATGGAGCTTTACCCATCTGCCGATGATCCCGCCGTACTTCGCGCTGAACCCGATCGCCAAGACGGAAAGCCGGCTCAAGGTACTGAACAAGCTGATCAAACGCAAGGATGTCACCGGCCTGATCAACGCATGCGACGCGGGCCGCGAGGGCGAGCTGATTTTCCGCCTGATCGCGCAAAACGCCAAGGCCAAGCAGCCGATCCAGCGCCTGTGGCTGCAGTCGATGACGCCGACCGCCATCCGCGACGGCTTCGCCCACCTGCGCTCCGACGAGGAAATGCTGCCGCTGGCCGATGCCGCGCGCTGCCGCTCGGAGGCGGACTGGCTGATCGGCATCAATGGCACGCGCGCCATGACCGCCTTCAACTCGAAAGAGGGCGGTTTTTACCTGACCACCGTGGGCCGAGTGCAGACGCCGACCCTGTCCATCGTGGTCGAGCGCGAAGAGAAGATCAAGAAATTCGTCTCGCGTGACTATTGGGAAGTGCGCGCCGAATTCGTCTGCGCGGCCGGCATCTATGAAGGCCGCTGGCTGGACGACAAGTTCAAGAAAGACGAGAACGATCCCGAGAAGCGCGCCGAGCGCCTGTGGAGCAAGGCGGCCGCCGATTCCATCGCCACTGCCTGCCGTGGCAAGCCCGGCATCGTCAGCGAAGAATCGAAGCCGACCACCTCGATGGCGCCGGCCCTGTTCGACCTGACCAGCTTGCAGCGCGAGGCCAACGGCCGCTTCGGCTTCTCGGCCAAGAACACGCTGGGCCTGGCCCAGGCGCTGTACGAGAAGCACAAGGTGCTGACGTATCCGCGTACCGATTCGCGCCATCTGCCGGAAGACTATCTGCCGACCGTCAAGCAGACGCTGGACACGGTGATGCAGAACAATAACTACCACCAGTTCGCCAAGCAGATCCTGGACAAGGGCTGGGTCAAGCCGAACAAGCGCATCTTCGACAACACGAAAATTTCCGACCACTTTGCCATCATCCCGACCGGCATCGCGCCGAAGGGCTTGTCCGAGCCGGAACAGAAGCTGTACGACCTGGTGACGCGCCGCTTCATGGCCGTGTTCTTCCCGGCCGCCGAATTCCAGGTCACCACCCGCTTTACCGAAGTCTCGGGCCACAAGTTCAAGACCGAAGGCAAGGTCATGACCAACCCGGGCTGGCTGGCCGTGTACGGCAAGGATGCCGCCAGCGAGAATGACAAGGAAGGCGGCGGCAACCTGGTGCCGGTGGCCAAGGACGAGAAGGTGCTGACCGAGAAAGTCACGGCCAACGGCCTGGTGACCAAGCCGCCGGCGCGCTATTCGGAAGCGACCCTGCTGTCGGCCATGGAAGGCGCGGGCAAGCTGGTAGACTCCGACGAGCTGCGCGATGCGATGGCCGGCAAAGGCCTGGGCACGCCGGCGACGCGCGCGGCCATCATCGAAGGCCTGCTGACCGAGAAATACCTGCTGCGCGAAGGGCGAGAGCTGATGCCGACCGCCAAGGCGTTCCAGCTGATGACCTTGCTGCGCGGCCTGGGCGTAAACGAGCTGACCGCGCCCGAGCTGACCGGCGAATGGGAATACAAGCTGTCGCAGATGGAAAAGGGCCGCATCTCGCGCGAAGAGTTCATGCGCGAAATCGCCCAGATGACCCAGATCATCGTCAAGCGCGCCAAGGAATACGATAACGACACGATCCCCGGCGACTACGCGACCCTGCACACGCCTTGCCCGAACTGCGGCGGCGTGGTCAAGGAAAACTACCGCCGCTTCGGCTGCACCAAGTGCGAATTCTCGATGAGCAAAACGCCGGGCAGCCGCCAGTTCGAGATCGCCGAGGTGGAAGAGCTGCTGAAGGAACGCACCATCGGCCCGCTGCAAGGCTTCCGCTCGAAGATGGGCCGGCCGTTCGCCGCCATCCTGCGCATTGTGCGCGACGAAGACATCAAGAACTTCAAGCTGGAGTTCGACTTCGGCCAGAACGATGAGGAAGGCGAGGACGGCGAGGGCGTCGATTTCAGCGAGCAGACCCCGCTCGGGCCTTGTCCGAAGTGCGCAGGCAAGGTGTATGAAATGGGTCTGGCCTATGTGTGCGAGCACACCGTGGCCAAGCCCAAGGCGTGCGACTTCCGCAGCGGCCGCATCATCCTGCAGCAGGAAATCCTGCCCGAGCAGATGGCCAAGCTGCTCAACGACGGCAAGACCGATCTGCTGCCCGGCTTCATCTCGCAGCGCACGCGCCGTCCGTTCAAGGCCTTCCTGGTGCGGGGCAAGGACGGCAAGATCAGCTTCGAGTTCGAAGAGCGCAAGGCCAAAGCGCCCGCCAAGGGCAAGGCCGCCGCAGCCGAGGAGGGCGCGGAAGGCGCCGCCGAAGCCGCGCCAGCCAAGAAGCCCGCCGTGAAGAAAGCCGCCGCCGCGAAAACGACGGCCGCCAAAACCACGGCTGCAAAAACCGCAGCCGCCAAGCCGGCCGCGAAAAAGGCGCCAGCCAAGAAAGCCGCCGCCAAAAAGACCGCCGCCGCCGGCTAA
- the dprA gene encoding DNA-processing protein DprA: protein MQVTDSPVAASLDYAPLAAWLRLEQTPGLGRVSARALLDSYGSPQALFAAADAAAGGAASGAELPDGAMATPAPARQPSTAAPVADGEAAAMTDAVHGAAEAAAFPPSRESRVPDQTPARLTARQAQVLAAPASAALQRLSEATWAWLQEPGNRVLSLHDPAYPPLLLQIADPPLLLYVKGRAELLQAPAVAIVGSRNASLQGEANAQRFAQALSAAGLAIVSGLALGIDAAAHRGGLVGGASTIAVIATGADRIYPRRNAALAHQIAEQGCLISEFALGTPPRDHHFPRRNRIISGLARGVLVVEAAERSGSLITARQATAQNREVFAIPGSIHSPLSKGCHILIREGAKLVDTVEHVLEELGWEASLPACPAVQLAGHAAANSVADTSDHADVAMAVVAPRQWSACADRLLAALGHDPLPVGALAARLQLATSMVQAHLLALELAGAVERLPGGAFRRLAG from the coding sequence GTGCAAGTCACGGATTCCCCTGTTGCCGCCAGCCTGGACTACGCGCCCCTGGCGGCGTGGCTGCGCCTGGAGCAGACGCCCGGCCTGGGCCGCGTCAGCGCCCGCGCCCTGCTTGACAGCTATGGCAGCCCGCAAGCCCTCTTTGCCGCCGCCGACGCCGCAGCCGGTGGCGCGGCGAGCGGCGCTGAGTTGCCCGATGGCGCCATGGCCACCCCAGCTCCCGCCCGGCAGCCGTCGACGGCGGCGCCGGTGGCCGACGGCGAAGCCGCCGCCATGACTGACGCTGTGCATGGTGCAGCGGAGGCGGCAGCGTTTCCGCCCAGCCGCGAGAGCCGGGTGCCGGACCAGACGCCGGCGCGCTTGACGGCGCGCCAGGCGCAAGTGCTGGCCGCGCCGGCATCGGCCGCATTGCAGCGGCTCAGCGAGGCGACCTGGGCCTGGCTGCAGGAGCCGGGCAACCGCGTGCTGAGTTTGCACGATCCGGCCTATCCGCCCTTGCTGCTGCAGATTGCCGATCCGCCATTGTTGCTGTATGTGAAAGGGCGCGCCGAGCTGCTGCAGGCGCCGGCCGTGGCCATCGTCGGCAGCCGCAATGCCTCGCTGCAGGGCGAGGCCAATGCCCAGCGTTTCGCGCAGGCGCTGTCGGCGGCGGGCCTGGCCATCGTCTCGGGGCTGGCGCTGGGCATCGATGCCGCCGCCCACCGCGGCGGCTTGGTGGGCGGCGCGTCGACCATTGCCGTGATCGCCACCGGGGCCGACCGCATCTACCCGCGCCGCAATGCCGCGCTGGCGCACCAGATTGCCGAGCAGGGCTGCCTGATCAGCGAGTTCGCGCTCGGCACGCCGCCGCGCGACCACCACTTTCCGCGCCGCAACCGCATCATCAGCGGCCTGGCGCGCGGCGTGCTGGTGGTGGAGGCGGCCGAGCGTTCCGGTTCCTTGATCACGGCGCGCCAGGCCACGGCGCAGAACCGCGAAGTGTTTGCCATTCCCGGCTCCATCCATTCTCCGTTGAGCAAGGGCTGCCATATACTAATTAGAGAGGGCGCCAAGCTGGTCGATACGGTCGAACATGTGCTGGAGGAACTGGGCTGGGAGGCCAGCTTGCCGGCATGCCCAGCCGTGCAGCTTGCCGGGCACGCGGCGGCCAATTCTGTCGCTGATACAAGTGATCATGCCGATGTGGCGATGGCTGTGGTGGCGCCGCGCCAGTGGAGCGCCTGCGCCGACCGTTTGCTGGCTGCGCTGGGCCACGATCCGCTGCCGGTCGGGGCGCTGGCGGCCCGTCTGCAGCTTGCAACTAGTATGGTGCAAGCGCATTTGCTGGCGCTGGAACTGGCCGGCGCGGTCGAGCGCCTGCCGGGCGGCGCCTTCCGCCGGCTTGCCGGCTGA